The following are encoded in a window of Flavobacterium sp. WC2421 genomic DNA:
- the leuC gene encoding 3-isopropylmalate dehydratase large subunit translates to MSTTLFDKVWDSHVVRKIEDGPDVFFIDRHFIHEVTSPVAFLGLKERGIKVLYPERTFATADHNTPTINQHLPVEDALSANQLKALEDNAAEYGISHWGLGHQKNGIVHVVGPENGITLPGATIVCGDSHTSTHGAFGAIAFGIGTSEVEMVMATQCIMQPKPKKMRINVNGTLSKGVGPKDVALYIISQLTTSGGTGYFAEYAGNVFEDMSMEGRMTVCNLSIEMGARGGMIAPDQKTFDFLEGRLYAPKGEAWTKAVEYWKTLKTDADAIFDAELNIDAADIEPMITYGTNPGMGIGISKSIPNASQVQGGAETYKKSLAYMGFEEDDVMIGKPIDFVFLGSCTNGRIEDFRAFTEIVKGRKKADNVTAWLVPGSHVVEAQIKEEGLLDILTEAGFVLRQPGCSACLAMNDDKVPAGKYAVSTSNRNFEGRQGPGSRTLLASPIMAAAAAVTGKLTDPRDLF, encoded by the coding sequence ATGAGTACTACATTATTTGACAAAGTATGGGATTCGCACGTGGTGCGTAAAATTGAGGATGGACCAGACGTGTTTTTTATTGACCGTCATTTCATTCATGAAGTGACTAGTCCTGTTGCTTTTTTAGGTTTAAAAGAAAGAGGAATTAAAGTTTTATATCCAGAGCGCACTTTTGCTACTGCCGATCACAATACACCAACAATAAACCAACATTTACCAGTTGAAGATGCTTTATCAGCAAATCAGTTGAAAGCATTAGAGGATAACGCTGCTGAATATGGAATTTCACACTGGGGACTAGGTCATCAAAAAAACGGAATCGTTCACGTAGTTGGTCCTGAAAACGGAATTACTTTACCTGGTGCTACCATTGTTTGTGGAGATTCACACACTTCTACTCATGGAGCTTTTGGAGCGATTGCTTTTGGAATCGGAACTTCTGAGGTAGAAATGGTTATGGCTACTCAATGTATTATGCAGCCAAAACCAAAGAAAATGCGTATCAACGTAAACGGAACTTTGAGTAAAGGTGTAGGTCCAAAAGACGTAGCACTTTATATCATTTCTCAATTGACAACTTCTGGAGGAACAGGTTATTTTGCTGAATATGCCGGAAACGTTTTCGAAGACATGTCTATGGAAGGTCGTATGACAGTTTGTAATTTAAGTATCGAAATGGGTGCTCGTGGTGGTATGATTGCTCCAGACCAAAAAACATTCGATTTCCTTGAAGGTAGATTATATGCGCCAAAAGGAGAAGCTTGGACAAAAGCAGTTGAATACTGGAAAACATTAAAAACAGATGCGGATGCTATTTTTGACGCCGAATTAAACATCGACGCAGCAGATATCGAACCAATGATTACTTATGGAACTAATCCAGGTATGGGAATTGGTATTTCTAAAAGTATCCCAAATGCTAGTCAAGTTCAAGGTGGAGCTGAAACCTATAAAAAATCATTAGCCTACATGGGCTTTGAAGAGGATGATGTAATGATAGGAAAACCTATTGACTTTGTTTTCTTAGGTAGTTGTACAAATGGTCGTATTGAAGATTTTAGAGCTTTTACAGAAATTGTAAAAGGACGTAAAAAAGCAGATAACGTAACAGCTTGGTTGGTTCCAGGATCTCACGTTGTCGAAGCACAAATCAAAGAAGAAGGATTATTAGACATTCTTACTGAAGCTGGTTTTGTACTGCGTCAACCAGGATGTTCTGCTTGTTTAGCAATGAATGATGACAAAGTACCCGCAGGAAAATACGCGGTAAGTACTTCAAACAGAAACTTCGAAGGGCGTCAAGGTCCAGGTTCAAGAACTCTGTTAGCTTCACCAATCATGGCAGCAGCAGCGGCAGTTACTGGAAAATTAACAGATCCTAGAGATTTGTTTTAA
- the dnaE gene encoding DNA polymerase III subunit alpha, with amino-acid sequence MYLIFDTETTGLPKRWDAPITDTNNWPRCIQIAWQLHDDMGKLIEHQDYLVKPEGFNIPYDAERIHGISTELAQENGISLAEVLEKFNEALGKAKFIVGQNLGFDVNIMGCEFHRLGVESPMASMPVLDTCTEVTAKLLELPGGRGGRFKLPTLTELHQYLFNRPFSEAHNATADVEATTRCFFELIRRESFTKEKLDVPAGYFQDFQSKNPREIQLIGLKHINLKEASDKIRQQFGEKEVATLSKQELTENKKVLVDTDFVHLHNHTQFSVLQSTISIAQLVKAAAQQKMPAVAMTDHANLMGAFHFVRDVLNHNKAAEAKNATLIADGEEPTEVPMKPIVGCEFFVCEDHKDKSRKDNGYQIVLLAKTKKGYHNLAKMSSIAYTEGFYYVPRIDKKVIQQYKEDVIVLSGNLYGEIPNKVLNLGENQAEEALLWWKEEFKDDFYIEVMRHNQEDENRVNTTLISLARKHDVKIVATNNTFYIDKANANAHDILLCVRDGEKQTTPIGRGRGYRFGLPNQEYYFKTGEEMKKLFTDLPESISNLTEIVDKIEIYNLAREVLLPKFEIPVEFNVPEDAVDGGVRGENAYLRHLTYEGANRRYPEITEEVRERLDFELLTISNSGYPGYFLIVQDLIAEARRMGVSVGPGRGSAAGSVVAYCLKITNIDPLKYNLLFERFLNPDRVSLPDIDIDFDDEGRSSVMDYVIRKYGSKQVAQIITYGKMATKSAIRDTARVLDLPLFEADKIAKLIPGMMPSKWNLARFLNEDEALIKKAVRPEEYDKIKELIELAGEDGLGGETIQQAKVLEGNLRNTGIHACGVIITPSDITDFVPVATAKDSDLYVTQFDNSVVETAGLLKMDFLGLKTLTLIKDTVKLVKYRSNIDLNPDEFPIDDLKTYELFQRGETVGIFQYESPGMQKYMKELKPTVFPDLIAMNALYRPGPIAYIPSFVKRKNGEEEIIYDLDACEELLKDTYGITVYQEQVMLLSQKLADFSKGDADVLRKAMGKKQKDVLDKMKPKFINQAAAKGHAEDKLEKIWKDWEAFAEYAFNKSHSTCYAWIAYQTAYLKANYPAEYMAAVLSNNMSDIKQVSFFMEECKRMGLEVLGPDVNESYYKFTVNDNYAVRFGMGAIKGVGQGAVNTIVENRKDGRYKSVFDLTKRIDLRAANKKALENLILAGGFDSFEGTLRSQYFHDDGDGITFYEKAIRYGAKFQENENSSQVSLFGESSDVQIDEPIVPPCEDWSTMEKLAKEKEVVGIYISGHPLDDYKFEMKYFCNAKLEALKNLELHVGKNLTFGGIINNVQHRVAKNGKGWGIFNLEGYDESYEFKIFGEEYLKFRHFFIQNNFTYMKVLVKEGWVNQDTGKRSEPRIQFMLVQYLQDVLDTFAKKLVVLLNITDLQAEFIHKLSHLFQENKGDGQVSFEIMELEKIKKIVETVAELPEGEDFVEENEDVEVSDEVGNKAISVTEVEEIKVVTKLTMPSRRLKIKISNELLFELEKLQINFKLN; translated from the coding sequence ATGTATTTAATATTCGATACGGAGACCACAGGATTACCAAAGCGTTGGGATGCCCCTATAACCGATACAAACAACTGGCCTCGATGTATACAAATCGCTTGGCAGCTGCATGACGATATGGGAAAACTCATCGAGCATCAAGATTATTTGGTCAAGCCCGAAGGTTTTAATATTCCGTATGATGCAGAACGAATTCATGGAATTTCTACCGAATTGGCTCAGGAAAACGGGATTTCTTTAGCTGAAGTTTTAGAGAAGTTCAATGAAGCGTTAGGTAAAGCTAAATTTATTGTAGGTCAGAACTTAGGTTTTGACGTCAACATTATGGGTTGTGAGTTCCATCGTTTAGGAGTTGAAAGTCCAATGGCTTCCATGCCTGTCCTTGATACTTGTACGGAAGTGACTGCAAAATTACTGGAACTCCCAGGAGGTCGTGGGGGACGTTTCAAGTTGCCAACGCTAACCGAATTACATCAGTATTTATTCAATAGGCCTTTCTCTGAAGCGCACAACGCTACTGCCGATGTAGAGGCAACTACCCGATGTTTCTTTGAATTGATTAGAAGAGAAAGTTTTACTAAGGAAAAACTAGATGTTCCAGCTGGTTATTTTCAGGATTTTCAATCAAAGAATCCAAGGGAAATTCAGCTTATTGGGTTAAAACATATTAATTTAAAAGAAGCTTCAGATAAAATTCGCCAACAGTTTGGTGAAAAAGAAGTAGCTACTCTTTCTAAACAAGAACTTACTGAGAATAAAAAAGTACTTGTAGATACTGACTTTGTACATTTGCACAATCACACCCAGTTTTCGGTTTTACAATCAACTATTAGTATTGCCCAACTAGTTAAAGCGGCTGCGCAACAAAAAATGCCAGCTGTCGCGATGACGGATCATGCGAATTTAATGGGAGCTTTTCACTTTGTTAGAGATGTTTTAAATCATAATAAAGCAGCTGAAGCTAAGAATGCAACTTTAATTGCTGATGGTGAAGAACCAACTGAGGTTCCTATGAAACCAATTGTGGGTTGCGAGTTTTTTGTATGTGAAGATCACAAAGATAAGTCTCGAAAAGACAATGGATACCAAATAGTACTTTTGGCGAAGACAAAAAAAGGGTATCATAACTTGGCTAAAATGTCTTCAATCGCGTATACTGAAGGTTTTTATTATGTTCCCAGAATTGATAAAAAAGTCATTCAGCAGTACAAAGAAGATGTCATAGTCTTGTCGGGAAATTTGTATGGAGAGATACCAAATAAAGTTTTAAATCTTGGTGAAAACCAAGCTGAAGAAGCCTTATTGTGGTGGAAAGAAGAATTCAAAGATGATTTCTATATTGAGGTAATGCGTCACAATCAAGAAGATGAAAATAGGGTGAATACCACTTTAATTTCTTTGGCCAGAAAACATGATGTGAAAATTGTAGCGACAAATAATACCTTTTATATTGATAAGGCCAATGCTAATGCGCACGATATTTTACTTTGTGTGCGAGATGGTGAAAAACAAACTACACCTATAGGTCGTGGTCGGGGTTATCGTTTTGGGTTACCCAACCAAGAATACTATTTCAAGACCGGTGAGGAGATGAAAAAACTCTTTACCGACTTGCCAGAATCGATTTCGAATCTAACTGAAATTGTTGATAAAATCGAAATTTACAATCTGGCACGGGAAGTTTTGCTGCCTAAGTTTGAAATCCCAGTAGAATTTAATGTTCCTGAAGATGCAGTAGATGGTGGAGTTCGAGGGGAAAATGCGTATTTAAGACATCTTACTTACGAAGGAGCTAATAGACGATACCCAGAAATCACGGAAGAGGTAAGGGAGCGTTTGGATTTTGAATTATTAACTATTTCAAATTCAGGTTATCCAGGTTATTTCTTGATTGTACAAGATTTAATTGCCGAAGCGAGAAGAATGGGGGTTTCTGTAGGTCCTGGACGTGGATCTGCAGCGGGATCAGTGGTGGCGTATTGTTTAAAAATCACCAATATTGACCCTTTAAAATACAACCTGCTTTTTGAGCGTTTCTTGAATCCCGATCGTGTGTCATTACCCGATATTGATATCGATTTTGATGATGAAGGACGTAGCAGTGTGATGGATTATGTGATTCGAAAATACGGGTCAAAACAGGTAGCGCAAATTATTACTTACGGAAAAATGGCAACCAAATCAGCGATACGTGATACGGCTCGTGTATTGGATTTGCCTTTGTTTGAAGCGGATAAAATTGCAAAACTAATTCCTGGGATGATGCCATCCAAATGGAATTTAGCACGATTCCTGAATGAGGATGAGGCGCTTATTAAAAAAGCGGTTCGCCCTGAAGAATATGATAAAATAAAAGAACTAATTGAGCTGGCTGGGGAAGATGGATTAGGTGGTGAGACGATTCAGCAAGCCAAAGTGTTAGAAGGAAATCTTAGAAATACAGGGATTCACGCCTGTGGTGTAATTATTACGCCTAGTGATATTACCGATTTTGTGCCTGTAGCTACGGCCAAAGATTCCGATTTATATGTAACCCAATTTGACAACTCCGTTGTTGAAACTGCTGGTTTGTTAAAGATGGACTTCTTGGGTTTGAAAACCCTGACCTTAATAAAAGACACGGTTAAACTAGTTAAATATAGAAGTAATATCGATTTGAATCCGGACGAGTTTCCAATTGATGATTTGAAAACGTACGAGCTTTTTCAACGTGGAGAAACGGTAGGGATATTTCAATATGAGAGTCCTGGAATGCAGAAATACATGAAGGAATTGAAACCGACAGTTTTCCCCGATTTGATTGCCATGAATGCACTCTATCGTCCTGGACCAATTGCTTATATTCCAAGTTTTGTTAAAAGGAAAAATGGAGAAGAAGAGATTATTTATGATCTTGATGCTTGTGAGGAACTGTTGAAAGATACTTACGGGATTACAGTTTACCAAGAGCAGGTAATGCTTTTGTCTCAAAAATTAGCCGACTTCTCCAAGGGTGATGCTGACGTTTTACGTAAAGCAATGGGAAAAAAGCAAAAGGATGTATTGGATAAAATGAAGCCTAAATTTATTAATCAGGCTGCAGCCAAAGGGCATGCCGAAGATAAATTAGAAAAAATATGGAAAGACTGGGAAGCCTTTGCGGAATATGCCTTTAATAAATCACACTCCACTTGTTATGCATGGATTGCGTATCAAACGGCCTATTTAAAAGCGAATTATCCGGCTGAATACATGGCAGCAGTACTCTCGAATAACATGAGTGATATCAAGCAAGTTTCGTTTTTTATGGAGGAATGTAAACGTATGGGCTTAGAAGTTTTAGGTCCAGATGTCAATGAATCGTACTATAAATTTACTGTAAATGACAATTATGCAGTTCGTTTTGGGATGGGAGCCATAAAAGGAGTGGGACAAGGAGCCGTGAATACTATTGTTGAAAATAGAAAAGACGGTCGATATAAATCGGTGTTTGATTTAACCAAACGTATTGATTTGCGTGCTGCCAATAAAAAGGCCTTAGAAAATCTGATACTGGCAGGCGGTTTTGACTCTTTTGAAGGGACTTTACGCTCTCAATATTTTCATGATGATGGCGATGGAATTACTTTTTATGAAAAAGCCATTCGTTATGGTGCCAAGTTTCAAGAGAACGAAAACTCCTCACAGGTAAGTTTGTTTGGCGAAAGCAGTGATGTTCAAATTGATGAGCCTATTGTGCCGCCTTGTGAAGATTGGAGCACTATGGAAAAACTGGCTAAAGAAAAAGAAGTAGTTGGAATTTATATTTCGGGACATCCATTGGATGATTATAAATTTGAGATGAAATATTTTTGCAATGCTAAGTTAGAAGCGCTTAAAAACTTAGAACTTCATGTAGGTAAAAATTTGACCTTTGGAGGAATTATAAATAATGTGCAACATCGAGTTGCCAAAAACGGGAAAGGCTGGGGGATATTCAATTTGGAAGGATATGACGAAAGTTACGAGTTCAAGATTTTTGGAGAAGAATATTTAAAATTCAGGCATTTCTTCATTCAAAATAATTTTACTTATATGAAAGTGTTAGTAAAAGAAGGCTGGGTAAATCAAGATACGGGTAAAAGGAGTGAGCCAAGAATTCAATTTATGTTGGTTCAATATTTACAAGATGTATTGGATACGTTTGCTAAAAAATTGGTTGTTTTATTGAATATCACCGATTTACAAGCAGAGTTTATCCATAAATTAAGTCATCTTTTTCAGGAAAATAAGGGAGACGGTCAAGTTTCTTTTGAAATTATGGAATTGGAAAAGATTAAAAAAATTGTAGAAACTGTTGCTGAACTGCCAGAAGGAGAAGATTTTGTAGAAGAAAACGAAGATGTTGAGGTGTCAGATGAAGTAGGAAATAAGGCGATTAGCGTTACTGAAGTGGAAGAAATTAAAGTTGTGACTAAGTTGACCATGCCTAGTAGAAGGCTTAAAATTAAGATTTCAAATGAATTGTTATTTGAATTAGAAAAATTACAAATTAATTTCAAGTTGAATTAG
- a CDS encoding outer membrane beta-barrel protein has protein sequence MKKNLFLLGFIAFTMSVFGQTEKKESWYFKLGGSYFVQAAATEFPSVNGREPLKQVYENGVLVSKESITGSFGEGFRTGLSIGYRFTDRLGAEMGVNYYASNSKTMVETISQDVTVLQAKGQVKALDLAPALVLYLGKVKGFEPYTKVGVIVPVNGKLDIKTNAISNGAVIYREDVIKPNPTVGFLAALGTSYKISGKLAAFGEIEYRNFTVHGKDKEVTAYTYNGTDRLTLSEGHPLYVTTAERYTNYSDHLDRNSNNQETNASGFDSSKPTDDLSSYISISGVGLTLGLRYSL, from the coding sequence ATGAAAAAGAACCTATTTTTATTAGGATTTATAGCTTTTACAATGTCTGTTTTTGGTCAAACTGAAAAGAAGGAAAGTTGGTATTTTAAATTAGGAGGATCGTATTTTGTACAAGCCGCTGCGACTGAGTTTCCAAGTGTTAACGGTAGAGAACCATTAAAACAAGTGTATGAAAATGGAGTGCTCGTTTCGAAAGAAAGTATAACAGGATCGTTTGGAGAAGGATTTAGAACTGGTTTGTCAATTGGATACCGTTTTACGGATCGTTTAGGTGCTGAAATGGGGGTTAATTATTATGCGAGCAATAGTAAAACTATGGTGGAGACCATTTCTCAGGATGTAACGGTTTTGCAAGCTAAAGGTCAGGTAAAAGCACTAGATTTAGCTCCTGCATTAGTATTGTATTTAGGTAAAGTAAAAGGATTTGAACCGTATACAAAAGTGGGGGTAATTGTGCCAGTTAATGGTAAACTAGATATTAAAACCAATGCAATATCTAATGGAGCTGTGATTTATCGTGAAGATGTAATTAAGCCAAATCCGACCGTAGGGTTCCTTGCTGCATTGGGGACTTCCTATAAAATTTCCGGAAAACTAGCCGCTTTTGGAGAAATTGAATACCGTAATTTTACAGTTCATGGTAAAGATAAGGAAGTAACAGCCTATACTTATAATGGTACGGACCGTTTGACTTTGTCAGAGGGGCATCCGCTATATGTAACTACTGCTGAGCGATATACTAATTATTCGGATCATTTAGATCGTAACTCAAACAATCAAGAGACTAACGCATCTGGTTTTGATAGTTCGAAGCCAACAGATGATTTAAGTTCTTATATTAGTATTAGTGGTGTTGGTTTAACTTTAGGGTTAAGATATAGTCTATAA
- the trxA gene encoding thioredoxin has translation MALAITDATFEEVVLKSDKPVMVDFWAAWCGPCRMVGPIIDELSTEYDGKVVIGKVDVDANQEFAAKYGVRNIPTVLVFHNGEVVGKQVGVAPKQTYADSLDALL, from the coding sequence ATGGCTTTAGCAATAACAGACGCTACTTTTGAAGAAGTAGTTTTGAAATCAGACAAACCAGTGATGGTGGATTTTTGGGCAGCATGGTGCGGACCTTGTAGAATGGTTGGACCAATCATTGACGAATTGAGTACTGAATACGACGGGAAAGTGGTAATTGGGAAAGTTGATGTTGACGCAAACCAAGAATTTGCTGCAAAATACGGAGTGAGAAACATCCCAACAGTTTTGGTTTTTCATAACGGAGAAGTAGTAGGAAAGCAAGTAGGAGTAGCTCCTAAGCAAACTTACGCAGATAGTTTGGACGCTTTGTTGTAA
- a CDS encoding DUF58 domain-containing protein, whose amino-acid sequence MKIESQIEKISSFQHLELLANQVVEGFISGMHKSPFHGFSAEFAEHKVYNVGESTKHIDWKLFAKTDRLYTKRFEEETNLRCHIIIDNSSSMHYPKLKADQNFYENKVGFSVLASAVLMNLLKKQRDAVGLSVFSDSYEYYAPEKGSDRHHRMILNTLENLLVTPTIKKSTDTVTFLHQIAEKMHRRSMIILFTDMFQMGEEEVLLNALQHLKHNKHKVVLFHVVDNKTELNFDFDNGPRKFIDVETGEEISVFADNVKQEYEKQMQSYFKKLALTCAQNRIKYVPVSVSDDFEKILMTYLAEKQNFG is encoded by the coding sequence ATGAAGATCGAATCGCAAATAGAGAAAATTTCCAGTTTTCAACATCTAGAATTGTTGGCAAACCAAGTGGTCGAAGGATTTATATCGGGCATGCATAAAAGTCCGTTTCATGGTTTTTCGGCTGAATTTGCAGAACACAAGGTGTATAATGTGGGCGAGAGCACCAAACACATTGACTGGAAGTTGTTTGCCAAAACGGATCGATTGTATACAAAACGGTTTGAAGAAGAAACTAATTTGCGTTGTCATATTATTATTGATAACTCTTCGTCCATGCATTATCCCAAATTAAAAGCAGATCAAAATTTCTACGAAAATAAGGTGGGCTTTTCTGTTTTGGCCTCAGCGGTCTTAATGAATCTTTTAAAGAAGCAAAGAGACGCGGTGGGCTTGAGTGTGTTTTCGGATAGTTATGAGTACTATGCTCCCGAAAAAGGGAGTGATCGTCACCATAGAATGATTTTGAATACATTGGAGAATTTGTTGGTTACCCCTACAATTAAAAAAAGTACGGATACGGTTACTTTTTTACATCAAATAGCGGAGAAAATGCATCGCCGTTCGATGATTATTCTATTTACGGATATGTTTCAAATGGGTGAGGAAGAAGTGTTGTTAAATGCTTTGCAACATTTGAAGCATAATAAACACAAAGTAGTCTTGTTTCATGTGGTGGATAATAAAACCGAATTGAATTTTGACTTTGACAATGGACCAAGAAAGTTTATTGATGTAGAGACTGGGGAAGAAATTTCGGTTTTTGCCGATAATGTGAAGCAGGAATATGAAAAACAGATGCAATCGTACTTTAAAAAACTAGCGTTAACTTGTGCTCAAAATAGAATTAAATACGTTCCTGTAAGTGTAAGTGACGATTTTGAAAAAATACTAATGACATACTTGGCTGAGAAACAAAACTTTGGATAA
- a CDS encoding DUF456 domain-containing protein, producing the protein MDILLLIIGFICMIIGVFGSFMPVIPGLSVSWFGLLLLYFTNTIPVNYWVLGITLLITLLLSVLDYFIPAKGAKKFGGSSYGIWGTNIGLFIGLLIPIPFGFIIGAFLGAFLGELLYDSKNHTRALKAATGSLIGFLVSSFMQFLVAILYLGLFISIVWQYKSALF; encoded by the coding sequence ATGGACATACTACTTTTAATCATTGGTTTTATTTGCATGATTATAGGTGTTTTTGGCAGTTTTATGCCTGTAATTCCTGGATTAAGTGTAAGTTGGTTTGGCTTATTATTACTTTATTTTACAAATACTATTCCCGTAAATTACTGGGTTTTGGGAATTACATTACTAATTACACTCCTTCTTTCTGTTTTAGATTATTTCATTCCTGCCAAAGGCGCTAAAAAATTCGGGGGAAGTTCTTATGGAATTTGGGGAACAAATATTGGCTTATTTATCGGACTCCTTATTCCAATCCCTTTTGGGTTTATAATAGGTGCTTTTCTTGGAGCCTTCCTTGGCGAATTACTATATGATTCAAAAAACCATACGCGCGCACTAAAAGCTGCGACAGGATCATTGATAGGTTTTCTGGTTTCTAGTTTTATGCAGTTTTTAGTTGCAATCCTTTATTTGGGATTGTTTATTTCGATTGTTTGGCAATACAAATCGGCCTTGTTTTAA